In a genomic window of Paracoccaceae bacterium:
- a CDS encoding zincin-like metallopeptidase domain-containing protein, with the protein MAPAQRIEHADQFFAASGADIRHGGNSAHYSDGTDHVQMPHFESFRSPEAYYATLAHELNILQNRL; encoded by the coding sequence ATCGCTCCCGCCCAGCGGATCGAGCATGCAGACCAATTCTTTGCAGCAAGTGGCGCAGACATTCGCCACGGCGGAAATTCTGCCCACTACAGCGACGGGACCGATCATGTGCAGATGCCGCATTTCGAGAGCTTCCGTAGCCCCGAGGCGTACTATGCCACGCTTGCCCACGAGTTGAACATCCTTCAAAATCGATTGTGA
- a CDS encoding sigma-54-dependent Fis family transcriptional regulator: MTIDLSHSENDTREAWERFVSSVTRHDERPSKVRNEILDSWKRSKAFGVNAGAQASRKIDDENQLYLRCERNAALRKAATVAFKRLEPHLKEAKTILILADDQGVVIEAIGDSVVLENGKDIHLEVGGDWSEATIGTNGIGTALRTGRPAYVHASEHFVEGVQSWTCAGAPIRDPFTQTTIAVVNLSGPPQIFRQHNVALVLATAHEIEIALADQKQAERTQLLEAFLLSDQGRGNDGVVLVDQSGRVQFRRGLETDHLERGRELTVGHKLLPKLEGLTDQDIPKLLPVNLETRGIERLRLDGEFRGAAVFLKDKSKAQRKVVETCRIRPRANVVESEIQIVGRSPKMLDAIGLAERAALANVSVLIHGETGVGKELFARLIHSRLPDAKAPYVPVNCAAVSGELIGAELFGYAGGAFTGAAPGGRAGKFELAHRGVLCLDEIGDMPIELQPYLLRALEQRSIYRVGDSKRRNVDVRLVAMTNRDLRCEIEKGKFRRDLFYRIGVLTIEVPPLRERREDVPALVEHFSDLFAAKPGHTRMTFTERALELLCNYQWPGNVRELRNVVQRFYLVKSDRVVTAQDLPSEIQDDFEAGDAGSPEYILDANSGDLESIEAGAIRRTIVAENGNLTRVAAVLGISRPTLYRKIKRYHIRKI, from the coding sequence GTGACTATTGACCTAAGCCATTCGGAAAATGACACACGAGAAGCGTGGGAGCGTTTCGTCTCCTCCGTAACCCGTCATGACGAGCGACCTTCGAAGGTCCGAAACGAAATTCTCGATTCCTGGAAACGCAGCAAGGCATTCGGTGTGAATGCAGGCGCCCAGGCCTCGCGCAAGATCGACGATGAGAACCAACTCTACCTGCGCTGCGAACGCAATGCCGCCTTGCGCAAAGCGGCCACTGTAGCGTTCAAACGGCTTGAACCGCATCTGAAAGAGGCCAAGACCATCCTGATCCTAGCCGATGATCAAGGCGTCGTCATTGAAGCCATCGGCGACAGTGTCGTGCTGGAGAACGGCAAAGACATCCATCTGGAGGTCGGCGGAGATTGGAGCGAAGCCACAATTGGGACCAACGGCATCGGGACTGCGCTGCGGACAGGCAGACCGGCTTATGTGCATGCCTCCGAACATTTTGTTGAGGGAGTGCAATCTTGGACCTGTGCCGGTGCGCCGATCCGTGATCCTTTCACCCAGACGACGATCGCGGTGGTTAACCTTTCCGGCCCGCCACAGATCTTCCGCCAGCATAATGTAGCCCTTGTTCTGGCAACCGCACACGAGATCGAAATCGCGCTCGCCGATCAGAAACAGGCTGAGCGTACACAGTTGCTGGAAGCGTTCCTGTTGTCAGACCAGGGTCGAGGAAACGACGGCGTCGTTCTGGTTGATCAGTCCGGTCGGGTGCAGTTCCGCCGGGGATTGGAGACAGACCATCTAGAGCGTGGCCGGGAGCTGACCGTGGGGCACAAGTTGCTGCCAAAACTGGAAGGATTGACGGATCAGGACATCCCCAAGCTCCTCCCGGTGAACCTTGAGACTCGCGGCATCGAAAGGCTCAGGCTGGATGGTGAATTCCGGGGCGCGGCAGTCTTTCTGAAAGACAAAAGCAAGGCGCAACGCAAGGTCGTCGAGACCTGCCGGATCAGACCACGCGCCAACGTCGTTGAGAGTGAAATTCAGATTGTTGGACGCTCGCCAAAGATGCTTGACGCCATAGGTTTGGCGGAACGTGCGGCGCTTGCGAATGTGTCGGTGCTTATCCATGGGGAAACCGGCGTCGGAAAGGAGCTTTTCGCACGGTTGATCCACAGTCGGTTGCCCGATGCCAAGGCTCCTTACGTTCCGGTCAATTGCGCTGCGGTTTCCGGCGAGCTGATAGGCGCCGAGCTGTTCGGCTATGCCGGGGGTGCCTTCACGGGGGCGGCACCCGGTGGGCGCGCGGGCAAGTTCGAGCTTGCGCATCGCGGGGTTCTTTGTCTCGATGAGATCGGCGATATGCCGATAGAATTGCAGCCCTATCTTCTCCGGGCGCTGGAGCAACGGTCGATCTACCGCGTAGGCGACAGCAAGCGACGCAATGTCGATGTCAGGCTCGTCGCCATGACGAACCGCGATCTGCGGTGTGAAATAGAAAAGGGCAAGTTTCGCCGTGATCTGTTCTACCGTATCGGTGTTTTGACGATAGAAGTGCCGCCGCTGCGCGAACGCCGCGAGGATGTGCCCGCGCTGGTCGAACACTTTTCCGATCTCTTCGCGGCCAAGCCAGGGCACACGCGGATGACTTTCACAGAAAGGGCGCTTGAGCTGTTGTGCAACTATCAATGGCCTGGAAATGTTCGTGAACTGCGGAACGTCGTGCAGCGCTTCTATCTGGTCAAGTCCGACCGCGTGGTCACGGCCCAGGATCTGCCATCAGAGATCCAGGACGATTTCGAAGCCGGTGACGCGGGGTCGCCGGAGTATATCCTCGACGCCAATTCGGGAGATCTGGAGAGCATCGAGGCGGGTGCGATCCGGCGGACTATCGTCGCTGAAAATGGCAATCTGACACGCGTGGCTGCCGTGCTCGGGATCTCGCGACCGACCCTTTATCGCAAGATAAAACGGTATCACATCCGCAAGATCTGA
- a CDS encoding NAD(P)-dependent alcohol dehydrogenase encodes MKAARLYEYDPAMNVNLKIEDVKEPDVAAPDEVIVKVGAAGLCRTDLHIIEGVWKDIMDTEGSLLPYVLGHENAGWVEDVGSAVTSVKPGDAVICHPHRSCGICLNCRYGHDMYCDHGLFPGLGLDGGFAEYFKTNESSVIKLNTGVTPLEVAPMADAGITAYRAAKKAAKLLNPGGYVLLLGIGGLGHIALQVLKHASGARVIAVDQEPAARALAKDLGADIVLDGGPNLIDEVKDLTGGGAHVAIDFVGEHGTENVCWKLLRQGGELIMVGYGGTVEVPTLELVANEIKIGGSLVGDYVELVELMEMNADGKVKMHQTEYSLANINQAIADFKDRKFTGRGVIVP; translated from the coding sequence ATGAAAGCAGCGAGACTCTACGAATACGATCCGGCCATGAACGTGAATCTGAAGATCGAGGATGTGAAAGAGCCCGACGTCGCAGCTCCGGACGAGGTGATTGTCAAAGTCGGGGCCGCCGGCCTCTGCCGCACCGATCTGCACATCATCGAAGGGGTCTGGAAGGATATCATGGACACCGAAGGCAGCTTGCTGCCCTACGTGCTGGGCCATGAGAACGCAGGCTGGGTCGAGGATGTGGGCAGCGCTGTGACCTCGGTCAAACCCGGCGACGCGGTGATCTGCCATCCGCATCGAAGCTGCGGCATCTGCCTGAACTGTCGCTACGGCCACGACATGTATTGCGACCACGGTCTCTTTCCCGGACTTGGCCTCGATGGCGGGTTTGCGGAATATTTCAAGACAAACGAAAGCTCTGTCATCAAGCTCAATACCGGGGTCACGCCGCTTGAGGTGGCACCGATGGCTGATGCGGGCATCACGGCCTACCGTGCAGCCAAGAAAGCTGCCAAACTGCTCAATCCCGGCGGCTATGTCTTGTTGTTGGGGATCGGCGGGCTGGGCCATATCGCGCTTCAGGTGCTCAAACATGCCAGCGGCGCACGGGTAATCGCGGTGGATCAGGAACCTGCGGCACGTGCGCTTGCCAAGGATCTTGGGGCTGATATCGTGCTGGATGGTGGGCCAAACCTAATTGATGAAGTCAAGGATCTGACCGGTGGCGGCGCGCATGTGGCGATTGACTTCGTGGGCGAGCACGGCACCGAAAACGTCTGCTGGAAGCTGCTACGCCAAGGCGGAGAGCTGATCATGGTGGGCTACGGCGGCACCGTCGAAGTCCCGACGCTGGAACTGGTGGCCAATGAGATCAAGATCGGCGGGAGCCTTGTGGGCGACTATGTGGAACTAGTCGAGCTGATGGAGATGAATGCCGATGGTAAGGTGAAGATGCACCAGACGGAATACAGCCTTGCTAACATCAATCAGGCGATTGCTGATTTCAAGGATCGCAAGTTCACCGGCCGCGGGGTGATTGTTCCTTGA
- a CDS encoding iron-sulfur cluster assembly protein, translating into MLRETLKTELEVEIWGRLDGVTDPELDEPITDMGFVERIEVSDARVVRVDFRLPTYWCSPNFAFLMAFGIRSAVVSLPWVVETQVHLSDHCFGDEVNEGVNSGRAYCDVFAQYCDGANLERVEEKFAAKAFDRRQETVLLGLGSLGQSAQDIVSMTLETFQQIAFQGEEELRQKPRYLELLLSRGLAKNPDDLAFPTWQGAPISEANLTEHLGRLRSTRINMEFNSAMCRGLAKTRYKEVEIGPDGPTLVDFIAGRVPPRGGATATG; encoded by the coding sequence ATGTTGCGCGAAACTCTCAAAACAGAGCTTGAGGTGGAGATCTGGGGCCGTCTCGACGGCGTGACGGACCCCGAGCTTGACGAGCCCATCACCGATATGGGCTTCGTTGAGCGGATCGAAGTCTCGGATGCACGGGTAGTTCGGGTCGACTTCCGGCTACCTACCTATTGGTGTTCGCCGAACTTCGCCTTCCTGATGGCCTTTGGCATTCGCAGCGCGGTGGTGTCTCTGCCTTGGGTGGTCGAGACGCAGGTGCATCTCAGCGATCATTGTTTCGGAGACGAGGTCAACGAGGGCGTCAATAGCGGCCGTGCTTACTGCGATGTCTTTGCGCAGTATTGCGACGGGGCCAATCTTGAACGGGTGGAAGAGAAGTTCGCCGCGAAGGCGTTTGATCGGCGTCAGGAAACTGTGCTTCTGGGGTTGGGTTCGCTGGGTCAAAGCGCACAGGACATCGTGTCCATGACGCTTGAGACGTTTCAGCAGATTGCCTTTCAGGGCGAAGAGGAGCTGCGGCAAAAGCCGCGTTATCTCGAGCTGTTGCTGTCCCGTGGACTGGCCAAGAACCCCGACGATCTGGCTTTTCCGACCTGGCAAGGCGCGCCGATCAGCGAGGCCAATCTGACAGAGCATCTCGGTCGTCTGCGCAGCACCCGCATCAACATGGAGTTCAACAGCGCCATGTGCCGGGGGCTTGCCAAGACCCGCTACAAGGAGGTCGAGATCGGACCGGATGGCCCGACGCTGGTCGATTTCATCGCAGGCCGCGTGCCACCGCGAGGTGGGGCAACGGCAACCGGCTAA
- a CDS encoding molecular chaperone GroEL, with protein MPDLIVRREEEFMAKLMVHGAVARNCLARGVGRLAAAVEPTLGPKGLNAMVDRPVGTPLVTRDGVSIASEIELDDRFENMGAQVVREVSMQTNDVAGDGTTTAIVLANALIQRGVELTGSGVKPVDLCKGIDLAVARIIDAIDDSSLDCEEHPEYLQAVARVSSTDPKLGELVAEAFRRVGRDGVISADFGVTIETTMDVVEGMSFERGYISHHMVTDRENMEAVLRNPLILMTDQKILNPAVLDTALSIADGENRPLLIIAEEIAPEVVIKLLEGGGAGKYLIVHPPEYGHWRSAMMDDLAILTGGEVLARDLGKKIENVTRAQLGGAEVVRSHASVTSILRGEGDPDAISARRNQVQRQHDVAPPNIDKDKLRERLSKLTGGSAIIYAGGFTPVEQKRTIQLIDDALCAVRAAAEDGVVSGGGTALAQIGACLDSLDALGDVAKGIQLVRSILTQPLSRIVSNAGGDVDAVVKAVVEGVPGHGYNAATGTFGDMYEAGIIDPARVPASALVNAASVATLILTTETLVGDLEEGEADPTEGPALGGGAELLGRA; from the coding sequence ATGCCTGATTTGATCGTCAGGCGGGAGGAGGAATTTATGGCTAAACTCATGGTACATGGTGCGGTTGCGAGAAACTGCCTTGCGCGCGGCGTCGGACGGCTTGCAGCAGCGGTGGAGCCGACATTGGGCCCCAAGGGTCTCAATGCGATGGTCGACCGTCCGGTGGGCACACCCCTGGTGACCCGCGACGGCGTCAGCATCGCTTCGGAGATCGAGTTGGACGACCGGTTCGAGAACATGGGCGCGCAGGTGGTGCGCGAAGTGTCGATGCAGACCAATGACGTGGCGGGTGACGGCACGACAACGGCCATCGTCCTGGCCAACGCGCTGATCCAGCGCGGGGTTGAGCTGACGGGCAGTGGCGTCAAACCGGTCGATCTTTGCAAGGGCATCGATCTTGCGGTGGCGCGGATCATTGATGCCATAGACGACTCTTCTCTCGATTGTGAGGAACATCCCGAATATCTTCAAGCGGTGGCACGGGTGTCCTCGACCGATCCCAAACTGGGCGAGTTGGTGGCCGAAGCCTTCCGTCGTGTCGGACGCGACGGTGTGATTTCGGCTGACTTCGGAGTCACTATCGAGACCACAATGGACGTGGTCGAAGGCATGTCCTTCGAGCGTGGCTACATCTCGCATCATATGGTGACAGACCGCGAGAACATGGAAGCGGTGCTGCGCAATCCGCTGATCCTGATGACGGATCAAAAAATCCTCAATCCCGCAGTTCTCGATACCGCCCTCTCGATTGCTGATGGCGAGAACCGGCCCTTGCTGATCATCGCCGAAGAGATCGCGCCCGAAGTGGTGATCAAGCTGCTCGAAGGCGGTGGGGCGGGCAAGTATCTGATCGTGCACCCGCCGGAATACGGCCATTGGCGCAGCGCGATGATGGACGATCTGGCGATTCTGACCGGCGGAGAAGTGCTGGCGCGTGATCTTGGCAAAAAGATCGAGAACGTCACGCGCGCACAGCTGGGCGGTGCCGAAGTGGTCCGCTCGCATGCCTCGGTTACGTCTATTTTGCGGGGCGAGGGTGATCCTGACGCGATCAGCGCGCGCCGCAACCAGGTGCAACGCCAGCATGACGTGGCCCCGCCCAATATCGACAAGGACAAACTGCGCGAACGGCTGTCCAAGCTGACCGGCGGGAGCGCGATCATCTATGCGGGCGGCTTTACGCCCGTTGAGCAGAAGCGCACCATTCAGCTTATTGATGATGCGCTGTGCGCGGTGCGCGCGGCGGCGGAGGATGGCGTTGTCTCGGGCGGTGGAACAGCGCTGGCCCAGATCGGCGCATGCCTCGACAGTCTCGACGCGCTGGGCGACGTGGCCAAGGGCATCCAGCTGGTGCGTTCGATCCTGACCCAGCCGCTGAGCCGTATCGTGAGCAACGCCGGTGGCGATGTCGATGCGGTCGTGAAAGCGGTGGTCGAGGGCGTGCCGGGCCATGGCTACAACGCCGCGACCGGCACATTCGGCGACATGTATGAGGCAGGCATCATCGATCCGGCTCGGGTGCCTGCCAGCGCCCTGGTGAATGCGGCGTCGGTGGCCACGCTGATCCTGACCACAGAAACTCTGGTCGGCGATCTTGAAGAAGGTGAGGCCGATCCAACCGAGGGCCCCGCCCTGGGCGGCGGCGCGGAATTGCTGGGCCGCGCCTGA